In Nitratireductor mangrovi, the genomic window AGATCGTCAAGGGCGCCATCATCGTCGCGGCCGTGCTCTTCGAGGCACAGCGCCGGCGGCGCAACGGTTCCGCGTCGTGAGGCGTGGGCAAACGGGACAAATCCCGACAAGGAGGAGACGGAAATGAACACACGAATGAAGAACTTGCTGGCCGGGGCAGGCACACTGGCAGTCGCGGCTGGACTGGCCTCTTCGGCGCTGGCCATGGACAAGATCAAGATCGGCTTTTCGCAAGGCACGATGGAAAGCTCGTGGCGCGTGAACATGGTCGAGGGCAACCGCAAATGGGCCGAGGCCAACCTGCCGGACGTCGAACTGTTGATCACCAATGGCGAAAACAACGCCTCCAAACAGGTGTCCGACGTCGAAAGCCTGATGGCGCAGGGCGTCAAGACGCTGATCATCAGCCCGGTGACGGCGGACGCGCTGACACCCGTGGTCAAGCAGGCGATGGAGGCCGGTATCCCGGTCGTCACCCTGGACCGCAAGGTCAACACCGACGTCACGCTGCATATCGGCGCCGACAACGTGCTGATCGGCAAGACGGCGGGCGAGTTCGTCTGCAAGGAACTCGGCGGCAAGGGCAACGTGATCGAAATCCAGGGCACGGCTGGCGCCTCGGCGACCATCGACCGTCACGACGCCTTTCACGCCGCGCTCGCCGCCAACTGCCCGGACGTGAAGGTGGTCGCCGACCAGGTCGCCAACTATGTGCGCGAGCCGGCGATCAAGTTCATGGAGGATATGTTGCAACGCTTCGGCGCTGGCGAAATCGATCTGGTCTACGCCCACAATGACGACATGGCTCTCGGGGCCGTCACCGCGCTCGAAGCAGCCGGCCGCCTCGAAGAGGTCAAGGTGGTTGGCATTGACGGCGAAAACGCCGCCTATGACGCCATCAAGGAAGGCAAGATGGTGGCGACGTTCACCTACCACTTCGTCGCGCCGGAGGGCGTGCAGTACGGTTACAAGGTCGCCAAGGGCGAAACCTTCGACCAGGAAATCATCCTGCCGACACATCAGGTCGATGCCAGCAACGTCGACCAATGGCTCGGCAAGGGATTCTGACGGTCGCGGCTGTCAGTTGG contains:
- a CDS encoding substrate-binding domain-containing protein; its protein translation is MNTRMKNLLAGAGTLAVAAGLASSALAMDKIKIGFSQGTMESSWRVNMVEGNRKWAEANLPDVELLITNGENNASKQVSDVESLMAQGVKTLIISPVTADALTPVVKQAMEAGIPVVTLDRKVNTDVTLHIGADNVLIGKTAGEFVCKELGGKGNVIEIQGTAGASATIDRHDAFHAALAANCPDVKVVADQVANYVREPAIKFMEDMLQRFGAGEIDLVYAHNDDMALGAVTALEAAGRLEEVKVVGIDGENAAYDAIKEGKMVATFTYHFVAPEGVQYGYKVAKGETFDQEIILPTHQVDASNVDQWLGKGF